The Candidatus Bipolaricaulota bacterium DNA segment CCTCCCGCGCATGACCAGCACGGTCTTAACCCCCTCGGGTAGTTTTGCCTTCATCGAGAGATAAGTCTGTCTTAAAGCCAAATCTCCTCCCCAACAATATGGATCCCCGCAAGTATCAGCCAATGTTTTCCATGAAGCAAGCCAGACAGACTCAGGGCGAAAAATACCTCTGCGTTGGGATCCATTCTTAGGATATCTTCATAGTCGAGATAAAGCCCTCTCCGCAGTGGACGTACGAAGTCTAGCCATCCTCGAACGCGGCACGGCAATCCTTTTGGTGAAAGTCCAATGTGTGGAACATTGGAGTACAAGTATTTTCTGAGGTCGGTGTTAGTTGTGTTTCCACCCTTGAACTCCACCCGTAAATCGGTTTCATCTTTGAAACTGCAGCGAAAATCCTCCACGCATACCAGGAACAAGGATCGGCCCGGAGTGCCAAGCGCCTTCTTGAGATTTCTATCAGCCGCTTTGTTGAGGATATTACGTTTTTGTGTTGCTGTAAGCTTTGAGACCGTTGTAGGAGGTCCGCTTATCACTTCGTCTTCGCTGTGAAGACCATAGGGGTCTTCTTCTAACGGTCTTAATTGTTTGGCGTAAAACGGCACTTCAAGGATTGTGTTGGGCGGAAACCATTCAACGTGTTCCTCAAACAGGCAGTGATATCCCTCCTTCACCGGTCTGATCCACTCGAGGGTTTCGGGTTCGATCCCAGCCACGCAGATGGCTCTGTCCGTCATCTCGGAAATCGCAAGGAGAAGAAAGTCACTTAGATAGCAATCTTTTCGTAGCATGGCTACATTCCCCTAAAGCTCATGACATTCTGATTTACATTTTATCTATTTCATCCTGAGGTATCAATTAGCTGCATGGTATCATGAGCGGAGAATCTGGACCGGTATGCCCGTTTTTGGTAGTGTAACGGTGCGATGGAACGGGATGAGCTGCGCAAGCTGGTGATCGAGATCCTGCGGGCCAACCCGCAGACGCACCTGAATGCGGTGATCGGGGAGATCAGGCGCCGACACCCCGATTTCCGCGGCTACGACGCGCTTACGGTCCAAGAGATCATCTGGGAGCTCCTCCTCCAAGGGGTCCTTGCTCCGGGGAAGAACTCGCTCAACCTGAACCTTCCGTTCATCCACCTCACCGAGTACGGGGAGCGGGCCCTGGCCGAGGAGACGCTACTGCATGACCCTGCCGGCTACATCCAAAAGCTGGAGGCGCGAATCGGACGGGCGCTCCCCCCGGTCGTATCCGCCTACCTGCGGGAGAGCCTCCACTCGTTCCTCGCCGGGCGGGATTTTGCCGCCGCGGTCCTCCTCGGGATCGCGGCAGCGGAGTGCCTGCGGACCCTCACCGACAGGATCCCGGGTGAGCTTCCGACCGACGTCACCGGCATTGCCCACCGGTTCGTCCTGCTTGGATTCCCCCAGACCGAGGCCGACTCCCTTGCCGTCGCGGTATCCGGCCTGCGCCGGATCGCTGACTACACCCGGGATCATGCCGGACGGCCCGCTGCCCGGGAGGTGACCCGGGAGACGGCGCACGCGCATCTGCTCCTGTTCTTCGACCACTGCGCTCAACTGTACGCCGCGCGCGATCGCCTCGCGGGAAACTAGGTTGCCGGGTCCACGACCGGCGGCTATCCTTGTGCCAAACCCCATGGAGGTAGACACAAATTGGCGAATGAGATACGCGTTGTTCAGTACGGACTCGGGCCGATCGGATCGGCGATCGCGCGGTTGATCCACTCCCGGGACGCCCTCAAGCTCGTCGGTGGGGTGGATATCGCCCCGGAGAAGGTGGGGGCGGACCTGGGTGATGCCATCGGGCTCGGGGAGAAGCTCGGGGTCCCGGTGGCAAAGACGCTGGCGGAGGCGCTCTCCGCCGCCCCGGCCGACGTGGTGGTGCACACGACGAGCTCGTACTTCGATTTGTTCTCCGACCAGATCCGCGAGATCCTGGAGGCGGGGCTCGACGTGGTCTCCACCGCGGAGGAGCTGTCGTTCCCGTGGCTCGCCCACCGGGATGAGGCAGAGAGGATCGATCGAATCGCCAAGCGGATGGGCAAGACCGTGCTCGGGACCGGGGTGAATCCCGGGTTCCTCATGGACGCGCTCCCGCTCTCCCTCACCGCGATCTGCCAGCAGGTGACCCGGATCGAGGTGACCCGACGGATGAACGCCACCAACCGCCGCGGCCCGTTTCAGAAAAAGATCGGGGCCGGAATGACGGTCGATGAGTTCAACGCCCGGATGGCCCAGGGACGGATGGGGCACGTCGGGCTGCGCGAGTCGGTGGGGATGATATTCGATACCCTGGGATGGGAGCTGACCCGGTTCGAGACCGCGGTCGAGCCGCTCGTCGCCGATCGGGCAATTCAGACTCCGTA contains these protein-coding regions:
- a CDS encoding dihydrodipicolinate reductase gives rise to the protein MANEIRVVQYGLGPIGSAIARLIHSRDALKLVGGVDIAPEKVGADLGDAIGLGEKLGVPVAKTLAEALSAAPADVVVHTTSSYFDLFSDQIREILEAGLDVVSTAEELSFPWLAHRDEAERIDRIAKRMGKTVLGTGVNPGFLMDALPLSLTAICQQVTRIEVTRRMNATNRRGPFQKKIGAGMTVDEFNARMAQGRMGHVGLRESVGMIFDTLGWELTRFETAVEPLVADRAIQTPYVRVDPGAVRGLKQTAHGYCGDDDRVVLTFIAGLDEPEEADTIRITGVPDLEIVLHGTNGDLATAAIVANAIPRVIAAPPGLVTMRDLPIVTVGR